The following proteins come from a genomic window of Hoplias malabaricus isolate fHopMal1 chromosome 15, fHopMal1.hap1, whole genome shotgun sequence:
- the LOC136668075 gene encoding proteinase-activated receptor 2-like, with translation MRYVVSLSSLDSGGSLTLEEVHSYLIMSHMDPLICKWAVTVSLGQLKNVKNPLRNRKPYPSSRTLFPNTRDHHSNFDSRKEFKETSLYLSGLCSSLKIMDSLESSDQSLQDNQESWSLYGFHVLAENKQGVSVNSASINVLKGSLSSVFLPVVYIIIFIVGLPTNAMAIWVFLFRTKKKHPASILMANLALADLLFIIWLPLKISYHFNGNNWIFGEELCKVLVGFFYGNMYCSTIFITLISVQRYWALVHPLSEKISNRMTVCVCVSVWIVVWLVTTPLYLYDQTVKVLNTGIITCHDVTRPSQSNIPIGYFLTMGIVGYIIPCAVCIVAYLLIFRSLGRSITDAGNMKKKKRAIVLMITVLVMFLVCFTPSNIMLIVHYSLLAANIPNNGYGFYIITLCLSSLNSCLDPFVYYFISEEFRQNVKNTLMCRSERTAKRMKVSFSALKFSKTSSTYTSDSAHSQSTTYTSDSSHTQSNTC, from the exons ATGCGCTATGTGGTCTCTCTGTCGTCGCTAGACAGCGGTGGGAGTCTCACACTGGAGGAAGTACATTCCTATCTGATTATGTCACACATGGACCCTCTGATCTGCAAGTGGGCAGTGACCGTTTCTCTGGGCCAGCTGAagaat GTGAAAAATCCTCTCAGGAACAGGAAACCCTACCCAAGCTCCCGTACACTGTTCCCTAACACTCGAGATCACCACTCAAACTTCGATTCCAGAAAAGAATTCAAGGAAACATCTTTATATTTATCAGGTCTCTGTTCATCTCTGAAGATTATGGATTCATTAGAGAGCTCAGATCAATCTTTGCAAG ACAATCAAGAATCCTGGAGCCTGTATGGATTCCATGTGCTGGCAGAGAATAAAcagggtgtgagtgtgaacaGCGCCtccataaatgttttaaaaggcAGTCTCAGCAGTGTCTTCCTCCCTGTGGTTTACATCATTATCTTCATAGTGGGTTTACCCACCAACGCCATGGCCATCTGGGTCTTCCTCTTCAGGACGAAGAAGAAGCATCCAGCGTCCATCCTGATGGCCAACCTCGCCCTGGCTGACCTGCTCTTCATCATCTGGCTCCCACTGAAGATCTCCTACCACTTCAATGGGAACAACTGGATCTtcggagaggagctgtgtaaaGTCCTAGTGGGATTTTTCTATGGGAATATGTACTGCTCCACAATCTTCATCACGTTGATCAGTGTGCAGCGATACTGGGCCCTTGTCCATCCACTGTCTGAAAAGATCAGTAACcggatgactgtgtgtgtgtgtgttagtgtgtggatTGTGGTGTGGCTTGTTACTACCCCTCTGTATCTCTATGACCAGACTGTTAAAGTCCTTAATACTGGCATCATCACTTGCCACGACGTGACACGCCCAAGTCAATCAAATATTCCCATTGGATATTTCCTGACTATGGGCATTGTGGGATATATAATACCCTGTGCGGTGTGTATAGTAGCGTATTTGTTGATATTTCGCTCCCTCGGGAGATCTATAACAGatgctggcaatatgaagaagaaaaagagggcTATAGTCCTCATGATCACGGTGCTGGTGATGTTCCTGGTGTGTTTCACTCCCAGTAATATCATGCTTATTGTGCACTACTCTCTCTTGGCTGCGAACATTCCCAACAATGGCTATGGCTTCTACATCATCACTCTGTGCCTGTCCAGTCTCAACAGCTGCCTGGATCCgtttgtgtattattttatcTCTGAGGAGTTCAGAcagaatgtaaaaaatacactgATGTGTCGGAGTGAACGCACAGCCAAGAGGATGAAGGTTTCCTTCAGTGCTTTGAAATTCTCCAAGACTAGCAGCACATACACTTCTGATTCCGCCCACTCTCAGAGCACCACCTACACTTCTGACTCCTCCCACACACAGAGCAACACCTGTTAA
- the LOC136668190 gene encoding proteinase-activated receptor 1-like yields MDVQVVLVFITALPAVCAISNNGTGPRGFALSKHTETFTYEPFDYPFPEERTRKSQASIPHLRNINVSIRHGDLCNSSSKICIRTVFNVSEQAEKFLQGALATRFIPTIYALVFAVSVPLNSIALVAFCWRIGQKKSVVVYMTHLALADVLFGALLPLKVQYYVRGSDWVFGEAACRFITAAFYCYMYCSVLLVMCMSIDRMLAVAMPIASSCWRRPHNAARLCAGAWILALVGATPLLTIQQTMEIEEIGTTCHDVLDNPLYQQLFAYIICILFILPLVVTMSCYGVIFHLLRPSRLLQRAVASSLLARKRRRRAAVMVAAVVLEFVVCFAPTNALLLLHCAQLMMRRDADRRDADGMYAAYMVSVCVGSISTCLDPLIYYFGSSQCREQIKSTFCLKKKKQTDSNSHCSSSLGICQYGKQCRTRTPLIS; encoded by the exons ATGGATGTCCAAGTTGTTCTGGTTTTTATTACAGCCCTTCCAGCCGTTTGTGCCATTTCCAACAACG GCACTGGCCCACGTGGTTTTGCTCTCTCCAAGCACACAGAGACCTTCACCTATGAACCCTTTGACTACCCATTTCCTGAAGAGAGAACAAGGAAAAGTCAAGCTAGCATTCCCCACCTAAGGAACATTAACGTCAGTATTCGACATGGTGACCTCTGCAACAGCTCTTCGAAGATCTGCATCAGAACTGTGTTCAACGTCTCGGAGCAGGCGGAAAAATTCCTCCAGGGAGCTCTGGCCACACGCTTCATCCCTACCATCTATGCGCTAGTTTTTGCTGTTAGCGTGCCGCTAAACAGCATAGCACTGGTGGCTTTCTGTTGGAGGATTGGCCAGAAGAAGTCGGTGGTGGTGTACATGACCCACCTGGCTCTGGCGGATGTCCTGTTTGGCGCCCTGCTGCCATTAAAGGTGCAATACTACGTCCGGGGCTCAGACTGGGTGTTCGGAGAGGCAGCCTGCCGTTTCATCACCGCAGCATTTTACTGCTATATGTACTGCTCTGTGCTGCTGGTGATGTGCATGAGTATAGACCGCATGCTGGCTGTGGCAATGCCCATTGCGTCATCGTGTTGGCGCAGGCCCCACAATGCTGCACGGCTGTGCGCTGGGGCCTGGATCCTGGCACTAGTGGGTGCCACACCTTTACTGACCATACAGCAAACCATGGAGATCGAAGAG ATTGGCACCACCTGCCATGACGTGCTGGACAACCCTCTCTACCAGCAGCTCTTCGCCTACATCATCTGTATCCTGTTCATCCTGCCACTGGTTGTCACCATGTCCTGCTATGGGGTCATCTTCCACTTACTCAGGCCCAGCAGGTTGCTCCAGAGGGCTGTGGCATCTTCACTGCTCgcaagaaagaggaggaggagggctgCTGTCATGGTGGCCGCCGTGGTGCTGGAGTTTGTGGTGTGCTTTGCTCCGACTAATGCCCTCCTCTTGCTGCACTGTGCTCAGCTTATGATGAGGAGGGATGCTGACAGGAGGGATGCTGACGGGATGTACGCTGCGTACATGGTCTCCGTTTGTGTGGGCAGCATCAGCACCTGTCTGGACCCTCTGATTTATTACTTCGGCTCCTCGCAGTGCAGAGAGCAGATTAAAAGCACGTTttgtttgaaaaagaaaaagcaaacagACAGTAATTCACACTGCAGTTCATCACTGGGAATCTGTCAGTACGGCAAGCAATGCAGGACACGAACCCCACTCATCAGCTAG
- the LOC136668826 gene encoding proteinase-activated receptor 2-like, which translates to MTSKSLYIRVLIALFCVDVSLQGSKVTINARGFDGVETPEGVSVSVTAQNVLNSNLTTVFLPVVYIIIFIVGLPTNAMAIWVFLFRTKKKHPASILMANLALADLLFIIWLPLKISYHFNGNNWIFGEELCKVLVGFFYGNMYCSTIFIACISVQRYWAIVHPLSEKINNRMTVRVCVCVWIVVWLVTTPLYLYDQTVKVLNIGIVTCHDVTRPSQSNIPIGYFLTMGIMGFVIPCAVCTVAYVLMFRFLKRSIIDVNIGKKRKKAIILIITVLVMFLVCFTPSNIMLIVHYSLLAANIPNNGYGFYIITLCLSSLNSCLDPFVYYFISEEFRENVKNTLICRSERTAKRMKVSFNALKFSKTSSTYASDSTHAQSSTYTSDSTHSQSNTC; encoded by the exons ATGACGAGCAAATCACTCTACATTCGCGTCCTAATCGCATTGTTTTGCGTCGATGTGTCGTTACAAG GATCAAAGGTTACTATTAATGCccgagggtttgatggtgtagAGACTCCAGAAGGTGTAAGCGTGAGCGTTACTGCCCAGAATGTTCTGAACAGCAATCTCACCACAGTCTTCCTCCCTGTGGTttacatcatcatcttcatagTGGGTTTACCCACCAACGCCATGGCCATCTGGGTCTTCCTCTTCAGGACGAAGAAGAAGCATCCAGCGTCCATCCTGATGGCCAACCTCGCCCTGGCTGACCTGCTCTTCATCATCTGGCTCCCACTGAAGATCTCCTACCACTTCAATGGGAACAACTGGATCTtcggagaggagctgtgtaaaGTTCTAGTTGGATTTTTCTATGGGAATATGTACTGCTCCACCATCTTCATTGCATGCATCAGTGTGCAGCGATACTGGGCCATTGTCCATCCACTGTCTGAAAAGATCAATAACCGGATGacggtgcgtgtgtgtgtttgtgtgtggattgtGGTGTGGCTCGTTACTACCCCTCTGTATCTCTATGACCAGACTGTTAAAGTCCTTAATATTGGCATCGTCACTTGCCACGACGTGACACGCCCAAGTCAATCAAATATTCCCATTGGATATTTCCTGACTATGGGCATTATGGGATTTGTTATTCCCTGTGCGGTGTGTACTGTGGCGTATGTGCTGATGTTTCGCTTTCTCAAGAGATCCATTATAGATGTCAATATTGGTAAAAAGAGGAAGAAGGctatcatcctcatcatcacagTGCTGGTGATGTTCCTGGTGTGTTTCACTCCCAGTAACATCATGCTGATTGTACACTACTCTCTCTTGGCTGCTAACATTCCCAACAATGGCTATGGCTTCTACATCATCACTCTGTGCCTGTCCAGTCTCAACAGCTGCCTGGATCCgtttgtgtattattttatcTCTGAGGAGTTCAGAGAGAATGTGAAAAATACACTCATATGTCGTAGTGAACGCACAGCCAAGAGGATGAAGGTTTCCTTCAATGCTCTGAAATTCTCAAAAACCAGCAGCACCTATGCCTCAGACTCCACCCATGCTCAAAGCTCCACCTACACTTCTGACTCCACCCACTCTCAGAGCAACACCTGCTGA